In a single window of the Bradyrhizobium erythrophlei genome:
- the coxB gene encoding cytochrome c oxidase subunit II: MAVALILLLVAVASVLFHLFSPWWWTPIASNWRYIDDTITLTFWITGAVFFAVVAFMAYCVFRFQHKEGRRAAYNPENKKLEWWLSVGTAIGVAAMLAPGLVVWHQFVTVPAGATEIEVMGQQWMWSYRLPGKDGRLGTTDARNISSDNPMGLNRDDPSGQDDVVIQNDDLHLPVGKPVKVLLRSIDVLHDFYVPEFRAKMDMIPGSVTYYWFTPTRTGTFEVLCAELCGAAHSQMRSKVIVEEEKEYHAWLEQQKTFAKLSGQRDVAKAAYKSGSE; encoded by the coding sequence ATGGCTGTAGCGCTTATACTGCTCCTGGTCGCTGTCGCCTCGGTGCTGTTTCACCTCTTCAGCCCGTGGTGGTGGACGCCGATCGCCTCAAACTGGCGCTACATCGACGACACGATCACCCTGACGTTCTGGATTACCGGAGCGGTTTTCTTCGCGGTCGTCGCGTTCATGGCCTATTGCGTCTTTCGCTTTCAGCACAAGGAGGGAAGGCGGGCAGCCTACAATCCCGAAAACAAGAAGCTCGAATGGTGGCTCAGCGTCGGGACTGCAATCGGCGTCGCAGCCATGTTGGCACCCGGGCTGGTAGTCTGGCACCAGTTCGTCACGGTTCCCGCCGGTGCCACCGAGATCGAGGTCATGGGACAACAGTGGATGTGGAGTTATCGGCTTCCCGGAAAGGACGGCCGGCTCGGCACTACCGATGCCCGCAATATCAGTTCCGACAATCCTATGGGGTTGAATCGCGACGATCCCAGCGGGCAAGACGACGTCGTCATTCAAAACGACGATTTACACCTGCCGGTTGGGAAACCGGTGAAGGTGTTGCTCCGCTCAATTGACGTCCTCCATGATTTCTATGTGCCCGAGTTCCGGGCGAAGATGGATATGATACCGGGCTCAGTTACATATTACTGGTTCACGCCCACCCGCACCGGAACATTCGAGGTTCTCTGTGCGGAACTCTGTGGTGCCGCACATTCGCAGATGCGGAGCAAGGTCATCGTAGAGGAAGAGAAAGAATATCACGCGTGGCTGGAGCAGCAGAAGACGTTCGCCAAGTTATCGGGGCAGCGCGACGTCGCGAAAGCGGCCTACAAGTCAGGAAGCGAATGA
- a CDS encoding DUF2189 domain-containing protein — protein sequence MATQYFARPKLQLFGVSSAFVVRKIGLSDLSDALRLGWEDFKAIPTHAVVLCVIYPILGLVLFRLALGHSVLPLLFPLAAGFTLIGPFAALGLYELSRRRERGEEAAAWHAMHVLRAPSFGAILGLGALLLALFVTWIATADAIYIATFGHAAAASIPDFARRVLTTPEGWSLIIVGCGVGFLFAVVALCISVVAFPLMLDRHASAIDAIRVSLRAVKENPLPMAVWGLIVAILLVIGSLPFFVGLAVVLPVLGHATWHLYRKVVEPDPNPPQEEPRPPIGHRYAADFPASLFPWSHER from the coding sequence ATGGCCACACAGTATTTCGCAAGACCTAAACTGCAACTGTTCGGCGTCTCCAGCGCATTCGTCGTTCGCAAAATCGGCCTTTCCGACTTGAGCGACGCGCTGCGCCTGGGCTGGGAAGACTTCAAGGCCATACCAACTCACGCCGTTGTCTTGTGCGTAATTTATCCCATTCTCGGTCTTGTTCTGTTCAGACTGGCCCTTGGCCATTCCGTGCTGCCGCTGCTGTTTCCGCTGGCCGCCGGTTTTACGTTGATTGGTCCTTTTGCGGCGCTCGGTCTCTACGAGCTCAGCCGCCGCCGCGAGCGCGGCGAGGAGGCCGCTGCGTGGCACGCTATGCACGTGCTGCGCGCACCGTCTTTCGGCGCCATTCTCGGACTCGGCGCGCTCCTGCTCGCCCTGTTTGTGACCTGGATCGCAACCGCCGACGCTATCTACATTGCAACATTCGGCCACGCTGCGGCTGCAAGCATTCCTGATTTCGCAAGGCGCGTGCTGACAACGCCGGAAGGTTGGTCGCTCATCATCGTCGGCTGCGGCGTCGGCTTCCTGTTCGCCGTTGTGGCCCTGTGCATTAGTGTTGTGGCGTTTCCGTTGATGCTCGACCGGCATGCGTCTGCGATAGACGCGATCCGGGTGTCGCTGCGGGCAGTGAAGGAGAACCCGCTTCCGATGGCCGTATGGGGGCTGATTGTTGCGATACTGCTGGTGATCGGTTCGCTACCGTTCTTCGTCGGTCTCGCTGTCGTTCTGCCAGTGCTTGGTCATGCCACCTGGCATCTTTATCGGAAGGTGGTGGAGCCTGACCCGAATCCCCCACAAGAAGAGCCCCGCCCACCAATAGGTCATCGCTATGCGGCAGATTTCCCGGCCTCTCTCTTCCCGTGGAGTCATGAGCGCTAG
- a CDS encoding SGNH/GDSL hydrolase family protein, which yields MKQSITRERVRQTLRSTCVTLLITLATLAAIEIILRIVDLRILREGASERSLTYRYDAELGWAPIPNSSSVVTNARTIHAQHNSLGFRDIEYERDARPTILFVGDSFVWGVDAEADERFTDLLRSRLSGFTIVNAGVSGYGTDQEYLLLRRIWATIQPAVVVLIFCTDNDRLDNGTNVRYDGYQKPYFATAADGALVLRGQPVPTSRQLYIKQNWLVRHLWLARAAAFAYVEIRHPQLYVPDPTERIVSKMHEFVEAHGARLVVGLQTSDDKLIQHLQAERIPFVTFDGAETYSPLYGGHWTPAGQKLVAERLSGLLSETHVGKADNVSR from the coding sequence GATCGAGATCATACTTCGCATCGTCGACTTGCGCATATTGCGGGAAGGCGCAAGCGAGCGTTCGCTGACCTATCGCTACGACGCGGAATTGGGATGGGCGCCGATACCCAACTCAAGCTCCGTGGTTACCAATGCGCGGACGATCCATGCACAGCACAACAGCCTCGGCTTCCGGGACATCGAGTACGAGCGCGATGCCCGGCCGACGATTTTGTTCGTGGGAGATTCGTTTGTCTGGGGCGTCGACGCCGAAGCCGATGAACGCTTTACCGACTTGCTGAGGAGCCGGCTCTCCGGCTTTACAATCGTAAATGCCGGCGTCTCGGGGTACGGCACGGACCAGGAATATCTTTTGCTTCGGCGGATATGGGCGACGATCCAGCCCGCGGTGGTGGTGCTGATATTTTGCACGGACAATGACCGGTTGGATAACGGCACCAACGTTCGATACGACGGTTACCAGAAACCCTATTTCGCCACCGCCGCGGATGGCGCGCTGGTGTTGCGCGGACAGCCGGTTCCCACATCACGCCAGTTATACATCAAGCAGAACTGGCTGGTGCGTCACTTGTGGCTCGCCCGGGCGGCCGCATTCGCTTATGTGGAAATACGTCATCCGCAATTATACGTGCCCGATCCAACGGAGCGGATCGTCAGCAAGATGCATGAATTCGTCGAAGCCCACGGGGCCAGACTGGTCGTCGGTCTTCAAACAAGCGATGACAAGCTCATTCAGCATCTGCAGGCCGAGCGGATTCCTTTCGTCACCTTCGACGGAGCCGAAACCTATTCCCCCCTCTACGGCGGCCACTGGACGCCGGCTGGCCAGAAGCTCGTCGCCGAACGTCTGTCGGGACTGCTGTCCGAAACCCACGTTGGCAAAGCCGATAACGTGTCCCGTTAG